The Aptenodytes patagonicus chromosome 27, bAptPat1.pri.cur, whole genome shotgun sequence genome contains a region encoding:
- the LOC143171446 gene encoding early activation antigen CD69-like produces MAEAVHDAGFSLKCIKDKKVPIGVTVVVAALLLTIIALAAKKCPSCPSCPSPVLRSCLENGIGYREKCFYFMEDEADWNRSQIACLSLGAHLATINTREELRFLLRYGSSLHYWVGLQREGSGPWKWFNGSLFNNPFDVRGKGQCAYINVDGISSDWCSQMKYSVCSHPQKRPSRIRKDSEIF; encoded by the exons ATGGCAGAAGCTGTTCATGATGCAG GTTTTAGCCTCAAGTGCATTAAAGATAAAAAGGTCCCCATCGGGGTCACCGTGGTCGTAGCAGCGTTGCTTCTCACCATCATCGCGCTGGCGG CTAAGAAATGCCCGTCCTGTCCATCCTGCCCCTCTCCCGTCCTTCGCAGCTGCCTGGAAAATGGGATTGGGTACAGGGAGAAGTGCTTTTACTTCATGGAGGATGAAGCGGACTGGAACAGGAGTCAGATTGCTTGCCTTTCTCTCGGAGCCCATTTGGCTACCATCAACACCCGGGAGGAGCTG cGTTTCCTCTTGCGCTATGGGAGTTCCTTGCACTACTGGGTCGGTCTCCAAAGGGAAGGCTCTGGACCTTGGAAATGGTTCAACGGGTCTCTCTTCAACAACCC GTTCGATGTCCGGGGCAAGGGACAATGTGCCTATATCAACGTTGACGGGATCAGCAGCGACTGGTGCTCCCAGATGAAATACTCTGTCTGCAGCCACCCGCAAAAGCGCCCCAGCAGGATTCGGAAGGATTCAGAAATCTTCTGA